The Sinorhizobium terangae genome has a window encoding:
- a CDS encoding non-ribosomal peptide synthetase/type I polyketide synthase, whose product MDYVTRPLSYGQMGLWLHHQKRPTGSEYNLPVELSIKATFNRTALRRALQLLIDRHKMLRTTFHQEGGRVVQRIHETVTLSLEVVPLQSVNEPDFQQSIAAEARAPFDLEQGPVFRAHLFIRSAAEEILLLNFHHIISDAYSIRTFLHEFGRLYQACCGNTEMPRLAAAASYDDFVAWQEGHLAGNDGERMWAYWRGHFVDHEPDLTLPTDRPRAALATHTGSVFSLDFKMPLVARLERLAHKEKVTLATVLLAAYYVLLHRYSDQDVITLYMPRLGRPTEIFSGTFGYFVAMGALRQGLSGNPVFLDHLQQVRQLMRCARKHEHFPLPLLVERLKLPSVSGRNPLAQAVFNFTPEAVSSLGFRRCDVDLSGLPAQIRFCETEIWIDLDFRILAGEEGLRLDVVYNAALWDSSTIEQLAKHYCVLLEAIADAPTRRVGDYRLLSPEEEHQILMDWNETAEPFPSDICFHNLIEAQAATYPHNIAVSCSSEALTYAALEERANRIAHHLISKGVRLGDVVGILVERSCDLIVSFLGVLKAGAVYLPLDPHVPAQRLRFIVRDAGATAVITKTELAELPFGKDQSELNPKGANRCALVLLDKDEAEISLHDVTPPHCPAGPSDLAYVIYTSGSTGKPKGVMVEHRSACNMAEDLRRTYQLMPDSRVLQFASCGFDASLFDFMLALSSGGQLCMAPPSASLPGAELVEFMRRERITAAGLTPTAWTTLPSTDLPDLTTIKSGGEPLPSSLIERWGENRRIFNSYGPTETTVYCIRTEVKGNGQKPPIGRPAINTQAYILDRYGSPVPVGAAGELYIGGVGVARGYLNHDELTRELFRPNPFDDKPQSRLYRTGDRARYRRDGSIEFLGRKDEQVKIRGMRVELAEIEQCLMEHENVEACCVTLRDHPNENTNLTAYVVSRSEASENADDLQAFLRALMPSHMIPSQFVFLPQIPTNRSGKIDRRALPEPRGTSRSKTPILASSRLQTELADIWKDVLMLDSVVGAEDNFFDLGGDSIAIVQVQARIHERLGVDYKILDLFQHPTIRTLAAHLGTISAGHRPAQDSEIPIALTASTNEPDNERDAVAIIGMAGRFPGAEDVDHFWTNLVDGTESISDLDEQTLRNAGVDPDTFNKQNYVRREGIISGVDLFDAAFFGISPKEATWMDPQQRILLETAYQALDHAGYGSRGRECRVGVFAGVGANHYLADREEGQNLLDSEKLQVHILNGCDFTATRIAYKLNLTGPCLSVQTACSTSLVAVHLACQSLRCNDCDMALAGGASISLPHGKGYLHQQGHILSPDGHCRAFDSKAQGTVRGSGAAVVVLKRLSDARRDGDYIWAVIKGTAVNNDGAAKVGFTAPSADGQAAVIQAALIDADVSADTIGYVEAHGTGTYLGDPIEISGLTKAFRSHTWRKQFCATGSVKTNIGHLDTAAGVTGLIKLAMMLDKGIIPASLHLHEPNPNINFQESPLFVNKTCTAWPRGEKPRRGGVSSFGIGGTNAHAILEEAPPRTGEQSGRRLHVFPVSGASRSSLNEMLRQLADLMRRSNMQRNAANIAYTLQKGRGALRYRVSFVGSDLAELADQLDQARLQESSSREVPGSEHPTVFMFSGQGGQQVGMGREIYEQEPVFRSAIDECARWIEELAHIDFRALLYGESKSEAELEAVIQTVIFATQYAMAKLFMSWGIFPAAVIGHSIGEYAAAHIAGIISLPDAIRLTLIRGRLSSRVPAGAIVAVGLSPDELQPHWSESLSLAAINGPRQCVVSGAAPEIAAFQERLKAKSIASKRIRASHAVHSALLDPILPELRVHAEQIEFHAPQVPFMSTVTGDWLKADVPVADYWVRNLRETVQFRLAFDRLVQSGHELFIEMGPGAALTRYSRQFKSRGDLRSPVAFSALPGGDHGQGDHARLLQTLGDLWTSGVDIDWYALNHHHPPQRIPLPPYPFDRKRYWHTAAANEHSENMESGRSNTEDISVKPAGSEEALSSIGADIPADAALYHQIAAVYRDVLGLDNVTPTDSFFDLGGDSLSALSVINCIEQLTDEKVAVSLLLEHQTPRALAIALSKSARSAASSALVPIQTSGLRTPLFCPHPFGGHVLAYTPLAKALGAEQPLYGLQARGLHGEASPHLSIPEMAREYIDAIKCVQERGPYQLVGFSMGGSIAWEMACQLRDAGEEIAILGLLDTKALHTQEEHTTRHSLLGNRRIPDWLSERVVILSMLFPALTKHWKKLKLVDRERQVTALLDFGAQAGNITEVGETQLNHILAVAEANRIALHEYTPRLNNSRSVLFTAEKGLRISTNQHNGDLGWKQFARGCLDIHRVPGDHYTMVAPPHVSVLASKLDKYLIRDA is encoded by the coding sequence ATGGATTATGTTACGCGTCCGTTGTCGTATGGGCAGATGGGCCTTTGGCTGCATCATCAAAAGAGGCCGACCGGCAGCGAATACAACCTGCCGGTCGAGCTGAGCATAAAGGCAACGTTCAACCGTACTGCCTTGCGTCGAGCGCTTCAGCTTTTGATTGATCGCCACAAGATGCTGCGCACAACCTTTCACCAGGAAGGCGGACGCGTCGTTCAGCGCATCCACGAGACAGTCACCTTGAGCTTGGAAGTCGTTCCGCTGCAGAGTGTCAACGAGCCCGATTTCCAGCAATCTATTGCTGCGGAAGCTCGCGCCCCTTTCGATCTGGAACAGGGGCCGGTATTTCGCGCGCACCTGTTCATTCGCAGTGCCGCGGAAGAAATCCTCCTCCTTAATTTCCATCACATCATTTCTGACGCTTATAGCATCCGCACCTTTCTGCATGAGTTCGGCAGGCTCTATCAGGCGTGTTGTGGCAACACGGAGATGCCAAGGCTGGCTGCTGCGGCTTCCTACGATGACTTCGTAGCTTGGCAGGAAGGCCACCTCGCCGGTAACGACGGAGAACGTATGTGGGCCTACTGGCGCGGCCACTTTGTCGATCACGAGCCCGACCTCACCCTTCCCACAGACAGGCCACGAGCTGCGCTCGCGACGCACACTGGATCAGTTTTCTCCTTGGATTTTAAGATGCCGCTGGTCGCGCGATTGGAGCGACTTGCACACAAGGAAAAAGTGACGCTCGCTACCGTCCTGCTCGCTGCCTATTACGTCCTGCTGCATCGCTATAGTGACCAGGACGTCATCACCCTGTACATGCCACGCCTCGGTCGTCCGACAGAAATTTTTTCGGGGACTTTCGGCTACTTTGTGGCCATGGGCGCTCTACGGCAGGGTCTTTCCGGAAATCCCGTCTTCCTCGACCACCTGCAACAAGTGCGTCAGCTGATGCGCTGCGCGCGCAAGCACGAGCATTTTCCTCTTCCCCTGCTGGTGGAGAGACTTAAGCTCCCCAGCGTATCTGGTCGCAATCCACTCGCGCAAGCGGTTTTCAACTTCACTCCGGAGGCGGTAAGCTCTCTTGGCTTCAGGCGATGCGACGTCGATCTCTCTGGCTTGCCTGCACAAATCCGATTTTGCGAGACCGAAATCTGGATTGATCTTGATTTCCGAATCCTCGCCGGAGAAGAAGGTCTCCGCCTTGACGTGGTATACAATGCTGCGTTGTGGGATAGCAGCACCATTGAGCAACTGGCGAAGCACTATTGTGTGCTGCTCGAGGCGATTGCAGATGCACCAACGCGACGGGTAGGCGACTATAGACTTCTGTCGCCGGAGGAAGAGCACCAGATTCTAATGGATTGGAACGAGACGGCTGAACCTTTCCCGTCCGATATTTGCTTTCACAACCTGATCGAAGCGCAGGCTGCCACTTACCCACATAATATCGCTGTGAGCTGCTCATCGGAAGCGCTCACCTATGCCGCGCTTGAGGAAAGGGCAAACAGGATTGCCCATCATCTGATTTCAAAAGGTGTCCGCCTCGGAGACGTCGTCGGCATTCTCGTTGAGCGTTCGTGCGATCTCATTGTCAGCTTTCTAGGGGTTTTGAAAGCGGGGGCCGTCTATCTCCCTCTCGATCCGCACGTCCCAGCCCAGCGCCTGCGCTTCATTGTGCGAGACGCTGGTGCCACTGCCGTCATCACCAAGACGGAGCTTGCAGAACTGCCTTTTGGGAAAGACCAATCAGAACTGAACCCTAAAGGTGCGAATAGATGCGCGTTGGTTCTCCTTGACAAGGACGAGGCGGAGATTTCTCTGCATGACGTAACGCCTCCGCACTGCCCCGCCGGCCCCTCGGATTTGGCTTATGTAATCTACACGTCAGGTTCCACGGGTAAGCCGAAAGGCGTGATGGTTGAACATCGCAGCGCCTGCAATATGGCGGAGGATCTAAGGCGGACCTATCAACTGATGCCAGATAGCCGAGTACTGCAGTTCGCTTCCTGCGGATTTGATGCATCGCTCTTTGATTTCATGTTAGCCCTATCTTCTGGCGGTCAATTGTGTATGGCGCCCCCATCAGCGTCGCTGCCGGGGGCAGAACTTGTCGAGTTCATGCGCCGTGAGCGCATCACCGCTGCCGGCCTTACTCCGACAGCGTGGACCACCTTGCCGTCGACTGACCTTCCTGATCTCACCACAATCAAGTCAGGTGGAGAGCCCTTGCCGTCGAGCCTCATCGAGCGATGGGGTGAGAACCGCCGTATTTTCAATTCCTATGGGCCCACAGAAACGACCGTTTATTGCATACGAACAGAGGTGAAGGGTAATGGACAGAAACCGCCAATCGGGCGGCCCGCGATCAACACCCAGGCCTACATTCTCGATCGGTACGGCAGTCCGGTACCGGTTGGCGCTGCCGGTGAACTTTACATCGGTGGAGTCGGCGTTGCTCGCGGCTACCTCAACCACGACGAACTCACACGCGAACTTTTCCGACCAAACCCGTTCGATGATAAACCTCAATCCAGGCTATACAGGACGGGGGATCGGGCCCGGTATCGGAGAGACGGCTCGATTGAGTTCTTGGGGCGGAAGGACGAACAGGTCAAGATCCGCGGCATGCGTGTTGAACTTGCTGAAATTGAACAGTGCCTGATGGAGCACGAAAACGTCGAGGCGTGCTGCGTTACGCTGAGAGACCATCCCAATGAAAATACAAACCTTACAGCCTATGTGGTGAGCCGAAGCGAGGCGTCGGAAAATGCCGACGATCTTCAGGCCTTTCTGCGCGCCCTGATGCCAAGCCACATGATCCCATCGCAATTCGTATTCCTCCCGCAGATACCGACCAACCGCAGCGGCAAGATCGATAGGCGCGCTCTTCCTGAGCCGAGAGGCACCTCCAGATCAAAAACGCCGATCTTAGCCTCGAGCAGACTGCAGACGGAACTGGCTGACATCTGGAAGGATGTACTGATGCTGGACTCTGTTGTTGGGGCAGAAGACAATTTCTTTGATCTTGGCGGAGATTCCATAGCGATCGTCCAAGTTCAGGCGCGCATCCACGAACGCTTAGGCGTTGACTATAAAATCCTGGATTTGTTTCAGCACCCCACCATAAGAACGCTCGCTGCGCATTTGGGCACTATTTCAGCTGGTCATCGCCCTGCTCAAGATTCGGAGATACCGATTGCCTTGACCGCAAGCACGAACGAGCCCGACAACGAGCGGGATGCTGTTGCGATCATCGGTATGGCGGGCAGATTCCCGGGCGCGGAGGATGTCGATCATTTCTGGACTAATCTGGTCGATGGTACAGAATCTATCTCGGATCTGGATGAACAGACATTGCGAAATGCCGGCGTCGATCCCGACACTTTTAACAAGCAAAACTACGTGAGGCGCGAAGGCATTATCAGCGGAGTTGACCTGTTCGATGCAGCCTTCTTCGGCATCTCGCCTAAGGAAGCAACGTGGATGGATCCGCAACAGAGAATTCTGTTGGAAACAGCGTACCAAGCCCTCGACCACGCCGGATATGGATCGCGTGGCAGGGAGTGTCGCGTTGGCGTTTTTGCGGGCGTGGGCGCCAATCACTATCTGGCTGATCGCGAGGAAGGCCAAAACTTGCTGGATTCAGAAAAACTGCAGGTTCACATTCTCAATGGCTGCGATTTCACAGCGACACGAATCGCTTATAAGCTCAACTTGACCGGGCCTTGCTTGTCAGTTCAGACGGCCTGCTCCACTTCGCTGGTTGCTGTCCACCTGGCTTGTCAGAGCCTGCGCTGCAACGATTGCGACATGGCATTGGCAGGCGGCGCATCAATTTCCCTTCCCCATGGAAAAGGCTACCTCCATCAGCAAGGCCACATCTTGTCTCCTGACGGGCACTGCCGAGCGTTCGATTCTAAAGCACAAGGAACGGTGAGAGGCAGTGGAGCTGCGGTCGTCGTTCTCAAACGGCTGAGCGATGCCCGTAGAGACGGCGACTATATCTGGGCAGTCATAAAGGGGACGGCCGTCAACAATGATGGCGCCGCCAAAGTAGGCTTTACCGCCCCCAGCGCCGACGGACAGGCTGCGGTGATTCAAGCTGCTCTCATCGATGCTGACGTCTCTGCGGACACGATCGGTTATGTGGAGGCGCATGGTACGGGAACCTACCTTGGAGACCCCATCGAAATCTCCGGCCTGACCAAGGCTTTCCGTTCCCACACCTGGAGGAAACAATTTTGCGCAACGGGTTCGGTGAAGACAAATATAGGTCATCTTGACACCGCCGCGGGTGTAACGGGTTTGATCAAGCTCGCCATGATGCTGGACAAGGGCATCATTCCTGCCAGCCTGCATCTTCATGAGCCCAATCCGAATATCAACTTTCAGGAGAGCCCGCTGTTCGTGAACAAGACGTGCACAGCTTGGCCAAGGGGTGAAAAGCCACGGCGTGGCGGAGTCAGCTCATTTGGCATTGGGGGCACGAACGCGCATGCTATACTTGAGGAGGCCCCACCGCGGACTGGGGAGCAAAGCGGTCGGAGGCTGCACGTATTTCCGGTATCGGGGGCGAGTAGATCGTCTCTGAACGAAATGCTTCGGCAACTCGCCGACTTGATGCGGCGAAGCAACATGCAGCGCAACGCAGCAAATATCGCATACACTCTGCAAAAGGGGCGAGGCGCCCTCAGATATCGCGTAAGTTTCGTGGGATCCGATCTGGCGGAGCTGGCCGACCAACTCGATCAGGCGAGATTGCAGGAGAGCTCGTCGCGAGAGGTGCCAGGCAGTGAGCACCCCACCGTGTTCATGTTCTCCGGGCAGGGCGGGCAGCAGGTTGGAATGGGTCGGGAGATCTATGAACAAGAGCCGGTATTCCGCAGCGCAATCGATGAATGCGCAAGGTGGATTGAGGAACTCGCGCATATTGATTTTCGCGCGCTGCTTTACGGGGAATCAAAATCCGAAGCCGAGCTGGAAGCAGTAATACAGACCGTCATTTTTGCTACACAATATGCAATGGCGAAGCTTTTCATGTCGTGGGGCATTTTCCCTGCGGCTGTGATTGGCCATAGCATCGGAGAATATGCGGCCGCTCACATAGCGGGCATTATTTCACTACCAGATGCCATCCGGCTGACATTGATAAGGGGACGGCTAAGCTCCCGTGTGCCCGCCGGCGCCATTGTCGCAGTCGGCCTGTCCCCCGACGAACTCCAGCCTCATTGGAGTGAAAGTCTATCCCTCGCGGCCATAAACGGGCCGCGTCAGTGCGTTGTTTCGGGGGCCGCGCCCGAGATCGCAGCGTTTCAGGAGCGGCTAAAGGCGAAGTCTATCGCGAGCAAACGAATACGCGCAAGTCATGCCGTGCATTCAGCCTTGCTGGATCCAATCCTGCCGGAGCTTAGGGTTCATGCGGAACAGATCGAATTTCATGCGCCGCAAGTACCTTTCATGTCAACGGTGACAGGTGACTGGCTTAAAGCGGACGTGCCGGTTGCTGACTACTGGGTCCGCAATCTGCGCGAGACAGTTCAGTTTCGTTTGGCCTTCGACCGGCTGGTGCAGTCGGGTCACGAATTATTTATAGAGATGGGACCGGGCGCAGCGTTGACCAGATATTCAAGGCAGTTTAAATCACGCGGCGACCTGCGTAGCCCCGTCGCATTTTCAGCCTTGCCGGGGGGCGATCATGGTCAAGGAGATCACGCGAGACTGTTACAGACGCTGGGCGACCTTTGGACCAGCGGCGTTGACATTGATTGGTATGCACTGAACCACCACCACCCCCCGCAGCGTATCCCACTACCCCCTTATCCCTTTGATCGCAAACGATACTGGCATACGGCGGCCGCCAATGAGCACAGCGAAAATATGGAGTCGGGTCGGTCAAATACCGAGGACATCTCTGTCAAACCGGCTGGGTCCGAAGAAGCACTGAGTTCAATTGGGGCTGACATACCTGCCGACGCGGCTTTGTACCACCAAATCGCGGCGGTCTACCGGGACGTATTGGGATTAGATAACGTTACCCCGACGGACAGTTTCTTTGATCTTGGTGGCGATTCTTTAAGTGCGTTGAGCGTCATCAATTGCATCGAGCAGCTTACGGATGAGAAAGTGGCTGTTTCTCTTCTGCTGGAACACCAGACGCCAAGAGCGCTCGCGATAGCCCTGTCGAAGTCCGCGAGAAGCGCGGCTTCTAGCGCATTGGTGCCGATACAAACCAGCGGCTTGCGTACACCATTGTTTTGTCCGCATCCATTTGGCGGACATGTACTCGCCTACACGCCTCTTGCCAAAGCACTGGGCGCGGAGCAGCCACTGTACGGCCTACAGGCACGCGGTCTGCACGGAGAGGCGAGTCCTCATCTGAGCATTCCGGAGATGGCGCGGGAATATATTGATGCCATTAAGTGCGTACAAGAACGCGGACCTTATCAGCTTGTCGGCTTCTCCATGGGCGGCAGCATTGCTTGGGAAATGGCCTGTCAATTACGCGATGCTGGTGAGGAGATAGCAATACTTGGATTGCTAGACACCAAAGCGCTTCACACGCAGGAAGAGCACACAACCCGTCATTCCTTGTTAGGCAACAGGCGCATTCCTGATTGGCTGAGCGAGCGAGTTGTAATCTTGAGCATGCTCTTCCCCGCGCTGACGAAACATTGGAAAAAGTTGAAGTTAGTCGACCGTGAGCGTCAGGTCACTGCCTTGCTTGATTTTGGAGCGCAGGCAGGCAACATTACGGAGGTGGGCGAAACGCAACTCAACCATATCCTGGCAGTTGCTGAGGCAAATCGAATTGCTCTACATGAATATACGCCTCGACTCAACAACAGCAGGTCCGTTCTTTTTACGGCCGAGAAGGGGCTCCGCATATCCACCAATCAGCATAATGGCGATCTCGGATGGAAGCAATTCGCCAGGGGATGCTTGGATATTCACAGGGTGCCGGGTGACCACTACACGATGGTAGCTCCGCCGCATGTAAGCGTCCTGGCGAGCAAGCTTGATAAGTATCTCATTCGAGATGCCTGA